A section of the Spirosoma pollinicola genome encodes:
- a CDS encoding NADP-dependent oxidoreductase: MKAFLINKYDKAGAMQLADVPEPVVNDTDVLVDIHAAGLNLLDSMIKSGEFKLVLPYKFPLIMGHDVAGVITQVGKRVKKFKVGDEVYARPADGRIGTFAEQIAIHENDVALKPKNLSMAEAASLPLVALTAWQALVEQAHLKKGQSVFIQAGSGGVGTIAIQLAKHLGAKVATTAGASSFDALKKLGADVLIDYKTQDFETILTDYDVVLNSQDTKTLEKSLNVVKPGGTVVSLTGPPTADLAVQKNAPWFVKIVMGLLSMGIRRKAKKRGINYRFLFMRASGQQLTELTRLVEAGILKPVVDKVYPFEKANDALAYMESKRAKGKVVISLK; the protein is encoded by the coding sequence ATGAAAGCATTCTTGATTAACAAATACGACAAAGCGGGGGCCATGCAGCTTGCGGACGTACCTGAACCCGTGGTCAACGACACGGACGTGCTGGTAGACATCCATGCGGCCGGGTTGAACCTATTGGATTCTATGATAAAATCAGGTGAATTCAAGCTGGTTTTACCGTACAAATTTCCCCTGATCATGGGCCACGATGTGGCGGGTGTTATTACTCAGGTTGGCAAGCGGGTGAAGAAATTCAAGGTTGGCGATGAAGTCTACGCCCGGCCCGCCGATGGCCGGATTGGGACCTTCGCTGAACAGATTGCCATCCATGAAAACGACGTAGCACTGAAGCCCAAAAACCTATCGATGGCCGAAGCCGCTTCCCTGCCGCTGGTAGCGTTGACCGCCTGGCAAGCGCTGGTTGAGCAGGCTCACCTGAAAAAAGGGCAAAGCGTGTTCATTCAGGCCGGTTCCGGTGGAGTTGGTACCATCGCCATCCAGCTTGCCAAACACCTGGGAGCAAAGGTCGCTACCACCGCTGGAGCCTCCAGTTTCGATGCGCTGAAAAAGCTGGGAGCCGATGTCCTGATCGATTACAAAACCCAGGACTTTGAAACGATCCTGACCGACTACGACGTCGTGCTGAACAGTCAGGATACAAAAACACTCGAAAAATCGCTGAACGTAGTGAAACCTGGTGGTACGGTTGTATCCCTTACAGGCCCGCCAACGGCTGATCTGGCTGTGCAGAAGAACGCTCCCTGGTTTGTGAAAATTGTTATGGGCTTGCTAAGTATGGGCATCCGGCGAAAAGCAAAGAAACGAGGCATCAATTATCGTTTCCTGTTCATGCGGGCCAGTGGTCAACAGTTGACGGAGCTGACCAGACTGGTCGAAGCAGGCATCCTCAAACCTGTAGTCGACAAGGTTTATCCGTTCGAGAAAGCCAACGACGCTCTGGCTTACATGGAAAGCAAACGAGCCAAAGGAAAAGTAGTTATCAGCTTAAAATAA
- a CDS encoding SDR family oxidoreductase, whose product MKTTGNTVFISGGSAGIGLAIAKKLSAAGNRIIINGRNSQRLQIALSELNDAVALQGDLSVEADRIRIAQELAAQHPDVNIVINNAGTAFMNNLGDSTNDAVGKAYQEINTNYLSVIHFTSLVLPHLLKQADAAIVNVTSIAVFRGNKYLPTYSASKAALHSYTQGLRDTFAENDKLNIYELYPPLVNTEFSAEIGGANGIPASEVADELLLALANDQFEVPVGDAKRFHQLAEPLSVSSH is encoded by the coding sequence ATGAAAACAACAGGAAATACAGTATTTATAAGTGGTGGGAGTGCGGGCATTGGGTTGGCAATTGCCAAAAAGCTGAGTGCCGCAGGGAATCGAATTATCATTAATGGCCGCAATAGCCAACGACTACAAATTGCTTTGAGCGAGCTTAACGATGCCGTAGCCCTTCAGGGCGACCTGTCTGTAGAAGCCGATCGCATCCGCATCGCGCAGGAACTGGCCGCTCAGCATCCCGACGTCAATATTGTCATCAACAATGCGGGAACTGCTTTTATGAATAACCTCGGCGATAGCACCAACGATGCCGTTGGGAAAGCCTATCAGGAGATTAATACGAATTATCTGAGCGTCATTCACTTCACCTCGCTGGTATTGCCCCATTTATTGAAACAGGCCGATGCCGCCATCGTAAATGTGACCTCAATCGCGGTTTTCAGAGGCAACAAATACCTGCCGACGTATTCCGCCAGCAAGGCCGCCCTACACAGTTACACCCAGGGCCTGAGAGACACGTTTGCTGAAAATGACAAATTGAATATCTATGAATTATATCCACCCCTGGTCAATACGGAGTTCTCGGCCGAGATAGGAGGGGCCAACGGTATTCCGGCTTCGGAAGTAGCCGACGAACTTTTGCTGGCGCTGGCCAACGACCAGTTTGAGGTGCCGGTTGGCGATGCAAAACGATTTCATCAGTTAGCAGAACCGCTTTCAGTCAGCAGCCATTGA
- a CDS encoding TetR/AcrR family transcriptional regulator has translation MFTKAEKTKQFILETAIPLYNVKGIAGVSIDDVLNATKLTKGCLYGHFQSKEDLSEQVIDLALKKTVDKIHLAVAGGKTAKAKVFAFLDFYKDPIQTYVPGGCPIFNTATEVDDNHPVMKEKVAAVIKAGQQEMTKLLEEGIQNGEFSNKLNPPVLAFKLVAAVEGGLIMCRIMDTVKPMHALIKSLKSELEQYIS, from the coding sequence ATGTTCACAAAAGCAGAAAAGACGAAGCAGTTTATACTGGAAACGGCAATACCCCTTTACAATGTAAAAGGGATAGCAGGGGTAAGTATAGACGATGTACTGAATGCCACCAAGCTGACGAAAGGATGCCTGTATGGACATTTCCAGAGCAAGGAAGACCTGTCAGAGCAAGTTATTGATCTCGCTCTAAAGAAAACTGTTGATAAGATCCACTTGGCTGTTGCCGGTGGTAAAACAGCAAAGGCAAAAGTGTTTGCCTTTCTGGATTTTTACAAAGACCCCATACAAACCTATGTTCCAGGTGGTTGCCCTATTTTCAATACGGCTACTGAAGTCGACGACAATCATCCTGTTATGAAAGAAAAAGTAGCGGCAGTTATAAAAGCTGGCCAACAGGAGATGACCAAGCTGCTCGAAGAAGGTATTCAAAACGGGGAATTTTCGAACAAGCTGAACCCACCCGTCCTGGCTTTCAAACTTGTAGCGGCCGTAGAAGGGGGGCTGATCATGTGCCGTATAATGGACACAGTAAAGCCGATGCACGCCCTGATCAAAAGCCTGAAATCGGAACTGGAACAGTATATTTCATAA
- a CDS encoding TonB-dependent receptor encodes MKNVLIALGLMLVQLPGHSQLLTQTLKGRVIDNQSKAPLAGATVVVLNSSPLIGTTTDEHGVYRLTNVPLGRQQIRFTYMGYGEQIIPNVLLTSGKEMVLDIEAGEDISTLKEVTVKGTDNPTNAALSYAASSSRLFNAEETRRFAGSRNDPSRMAANYAGVVSANDARNDIIIRGNSPAGLLWRLEGVDIPNPNHFGSLTGTGGPVSQINNNVLDRSLFLTGAFPAMYGNATSGVFDLRFRNGNAEKREYVGQIGFNGFELGTEGPIKKGGRSSYLINYRYSAPALLQGLGINFGTGGAIPYYQDLSLKLNIPTKKAGQFTVFGLAGSSHITFKGSLADTTNFYTDPYTNVTTQNRSGVLGATHTYFWNRSTFTKLVIAYSGIQTGILQDSLNQARQAFPQFRDHSWQGKLTAHLTFNRKINTRNTLILGLITNQVTAHLVDSVLVTNRFRTIRNFSGQTLFYQAYAQYQHRFDERLTLNTGFYTQLLALNSHYSFEPRLNMRYALNPTTNLTFGLGRHSQMQPLGLYLNQAGNPAENQQTNRNLDFTYSDQVVVGYEHQLPANWRVKLESYYQAISNVPVERIASSYSLLNSGTGYVVTDRTNLVNSGTGRNYGVELTLERTYTNGYYFLGTASLFNSQYRGSDGILRATAYAVNHVANLLAGKELRLGTRNVLAIDVRTSWVGGKPYTPIDIVASSQQHTEVDNPALAFSQHTNPYFRTDVKLTYRRNSVRAMQEWFIDFQNITNARNLYGFQYDNQRNRLVSVYQIGFYPNLNWRIHF; translated from the coding sequence ATGAAAAACGTACTCATCGCGCTGGGACTGATGCTGGTTCAGCTGCCGGGGCACAGCCAGCTTTTGACCCAGACACTGAAAGGCCGCGTAATCGATAACCAGTCGAAAGCTCCGCTGGCCGGAGCAACGGTCGTTGTGCTGAATTCATCGCCCCTGATCGGCACGACTACCGATGAGCATGGCGTTTACCGACTGACCAACGTACCCCTCGGCCGACAGCAGATTCGGTTCACCTATATGGGTTACGGGGAGCAGATTATTCCGAACGTTCTGTTGACGTCGGGTAAGGAGATGGTACTCGATATTGAGGCAGGCGAAGACATCAGTACATTAAAGGAAGTGACGGTGAAAGGAACAGACAACCCCACGAATGCGGCCCTGTCGTACGCAGCCAGTAGCAGCCGCCTGTTCAATGCTGAAGAAACACGCCGGTTTGCGGGTAGCCGCAACGACCCTTCGCGGATGGCGGCCAATTACGCGGGTGTGGTAAGTGCCAACGACGCCCGAAACGACATTATAATCCGGGGCAACTCACCGGCCGGATTACTTTGGCGGCTGGAGGGCGTCGACATTCCCAATCCAAACCATTTTGGCAGCCTGACCGGCACGGGCGGGCCGGTCAGTCAGATCAATAACAATGTACTTGACCGGTCGCTATTTCTAACCGGGGCGTTTCCGGCCATGTATGGCAATGCCACGTCCGGCGTGTTTGATTTACGGTTCCGGAACGGCAACGCTGAAAAGCGTGAATACGTGGGGCAGATTGGCTTCAACGGATTCGAACTGGGGACCGAAGGACCAATCAAAAAAGGGGGGCGGTCGTCCTATCTGATTAATTATCGCTACTCAGCCCCCGCGTTGCTACAGGGTCTCGGCATTAACTTCGGTACCGGCGGAGCCATTCCCTACTACCAGGATTTATCACTAAAACTGAATATTCCCACCAAAAAGGCAGGGCAGTTTACTGTTTTCGGGTTGGCCGGGAGCAGCCATATCACGTTCAAAGGCAGTCTGGCCGATACGACCAATTTCTATACCGACCCATACACGAACGTAACGACGCAGAATCGCTCCGGGGTGCTGGGCGCAACCCACACCTACTTCTGGAATCGGTCGACGTTTACCAAACTGGTTATTGCCTATTCAGGGATTCAGACGGGTATTTTACAGGACAGTCTGAATCAGGCCCGGCAGGCGTTTCCGCAATTCCGTGATCATTCCTGGCAGGGCAAATTGACGGCTCACCTGACGTTCAACAGGAAAATTAATACGCGTAATACCCTGATACTGGGGTTAATAACGAACCAAGTGACCGCACATCTGGTAGATAGTGTATTGGTAACCAATCGCTTCCGCACAATCCGTAATTTTTCGGGGCAGACCCTATTCTATCAGGCCTATGCCCAGTACCAGCACCGATTCGATGAACGGTTAACCCTGAATACCGGCTTTTACACCCAACTGCTGGCGCTGAACAGTCATTATTCATTCGAACCCCGACTGAACATGCGGTATGCCCTAAACCCGACGACAAACCTGACGTTTGGTCTGGGTCGCCACAGTCAGATGCAGCCGCTGGGTCTATATTTAAATCAGGCCGGGAACCCGGCCGAGAATCAACAAACGAACCGGAACCTGGATTTCACTTACAGCGATCAGGTCGTCGTGGGTTATGAGCATCAGCTTCCGGCAAACTGGCGGGTTAAACTGGAGAGCTACTACCAGGCCATCAGCAACGTGCCTGTAGAACGCATCGCTTCGTCGTATTCGTTGCTGAACTCAGGTACGGGCTATGTCGTAACCGACCGAACGAACCTGGTCAACTCCGGTACGGGACGTAACTATGGCGTTGAACTAACGCTGGAACGCACCTATACCAACGGCTACTATTTTCTGGGTACGGCATCCCTGTTCAACAGTCAATACCGGGGCAGCGACGGGATTCTGCGCGCCACGGCCTATGCGGTTAATCACGTAGCTAACCTGCTGGCAGGAAAAGAGTTACGACTTGGAACTCGTAACGTATTAGCGATTGATGTGCGCACAAGCTGGGTGGGGGGAAAACCGTATACACCCATTGACATTGTTGCTTCCAGTCAGCAGCATACAGAGGTCGATAATCCAGCACTGGCCTTTTCCCAACATACGAACCCATATTTCCGGACGGACGTCAAGCTAACCTACCGACGCAACTCGGTCCGGGCTATGCAGGAGTGGTTTATTGATTTCCAGAACATTACCAATGCCAGGAATTTATATGGTTTTCAGTACGACAACCAGCGTAACCGGCTGGTGTCAGTGTACCAGATCGGTTTTTACCCAAATCTGAACTGGCGCATTCATTTTTAG